In Streptomyces sp. 840.1, the DNA window CGAGCCCGGTGCCTGTGCCGAGCCCGGCTCTGGTGCTGAGCCCGGCGCTGGTGCCGAGCCCGGCGCTGGTGCCGGTGCCGAGCCCGGCGGGGGGCACCGGGCCGGCCGACGTCCGGGCGGGCAGCCCGGCTCCGACGGCGGCGGGCGCACCGCCTGCGACAGCGAGGACCGCGAGGAGCAGCGCGGCGAGGTACCGCCGCGCCGAAGCCGCGCGGCGGCGGCGCGGCGGGGTGTCCGGCCCGTCCTGCGGGTGCGCGTCGCCCCGGGGCGCCCCCGGGAGGGGGGTCACCCGGCTCGGCCGGGCAGGGCGGGTTCGACGGCTCCGTGGCGGAGCGCGGAGCTGAGGAACATCCCGGCCCCGCGCACGACGGTGGTCGCCGGGTCGTCCGGGAGCCGGACCGCGACGCCGAGGCGGACCGCGATCCGGTCGGTGACGTCCGGGCGCAGCGCGCCGCCTCCGGCGAGCAACGGGCCCTTGCGGAGCGCGCCGAGCACCGCGCCGTGCCGGTCCTGCTGCCACATAGCCATGACCATGTCCAGGACGGCCCGGACGACGGCGGTGGGCGGTTCGCCGGGGCCCAGGTCGCTGAGCCCGGTCTCGGCCAGCCGGGCGTCGCGGACCCGCCCGTCCACCAGGAGCGTCGCCTCGGTCAGTTCGGCACCGGCGTCGACGACGAGCAGCGGCCCGCCGTCCTGCGGCCCCGCGCACGCGGCGGCGGCCCTGGCGCTGTCCAGCACGACGACGCGCGAAGGGCCGAGCGCGCCGAGGATCTCCCGCGCGGCGGCGCGGTGTTCGGAGCCCGCGAGTACGGGGTGGCTGAGGACGATCACGGTGTCGTCGCGGTCGGCGCCCAGTGCCATGTCCGCGATACGGCCGAGCATCCGCCCGCACGACTCGGTGTCGACGATGCGTCCGCGCCGGACCGGGCCGCCCCGGCCGTACTCACCGCCGGGGCCGTTCCCGGTGTCGGACACGAGACCCTGTCCGGGGATCCAGGCACGGGTCCTGGAGCTGCCGAGGTCGAGCGCGAGCCCCCGGGTCGCTCCCCGGTGCTGCCGGTGAGCGGAGCGGACGTGTCGCTGTCCGTCGCGCAAAGAACGCATCGCCCCTCACCCCCGGCCCCAGACGCAGCCGTTCGCACACCCATTGACCCGCTGATAGCGAGGCATGACCGATCCCTCACTATGCAATAGGCAGGCAAAGAAAGCCACTCCCACGCAAAATCCAAGGGCCGATCCCGTCACACCCGGTGCGGCAGGAATTCCTCGACCAGCCCGGCGAACTCCTCGGGGGCGGCGATCCGGACGCCCAGGTCCTCGGCCTTGGTCCGCTTGGATCCGGCCTTCTCACCGGCCACCAGAAGCGTGGTGCGCTTGGAGACGCTGGAGGAGGCCTTGCCACCCGCCCGCTCGATCAGCTCGTTCATCTCGTTGCGCGAGAGCTTCTCCAGCGCTCCCGTCATGGCACCGGTGACCACCACGGTCATCCCGTCGAGCGGCCGCTCGTCCGCACCCTCGCCGTCCGCACCTTCCCCGTCCGCACCTTCCCCGTCCGCGCTCTCGCCCCCCGCGTCCGCCTGCCGGCCCGGCTCCGGGGGCGGGGTCGCGCCCGGCTCCGTCATGTTGACCCCGGCGGCGACGAGCTTCTCGATCAGCGGCGCCAGCTCCACCAGCTCCGCGACCACTCCCCCGGCCTTCTCCTTGCCGATCCCGTCGACGAGCTGCAGCGTCTCGGCGTCGGCCGCTCTGATGCGGTCCATGTGCGCGAAGTACCGGGCGATCCGCCGCGACATGGAGCGTCCGGTGCCGCGTACCCCCAGCGCACAGAACACCCGTGAGAGCGGCTGGGCGCGCGCCGCGTCGATCGCGGCCAGCAGATTGTCCGTGCTGGTGTCACCCATCCGCTCCAGCGCCAGCAGCTGCTCGCGCTCCAGGACGAACAGATCCGCGAAGTCCGAGACAAGTCCGGCGTCGACGAGCTGGACGACGCGGGTCGCGCCGAGCCCCTCGATATCGAGCTGGTCGCGCCCGGCCGCGTACGAGACGGAGGCGACGAGGCGGCAGTTCCGGCCCCGGACACAGCGCCAGCGCTGCTCTCTCGTGTCGATCTCGGAGCCGCACTGCGGGCAGGCCTCCGGGAACTCGACCGGCTGTTCCTCGCCGGTCCGCAGGTGGGCGACCGGGGCCTCGATCCGGGGGATGATGTCGCCCGCCTTGTAGACCATCACGTGGTCGCCCAGGCGCAGATCGCGGCGGGTGATGTCGGCCGGGTTGTGGAGCGTGGCGTAGCTGACGGTCGATCCGTCGATCTCGACCGGCTCCAGCACCGCCCTCGGCGCGATGATGCCGGTCCGGCCCACGTTCCACTCGACGCCCAGGAGCCGGGTGACCTTCTCGACGGCCGGCAGCTTGTACGCGATGGCCCAGCGCGGGGCACGGGTGCCCGAGCCGGCCTCGCGCTGGTCCGCCGCGAGGTCGGCCTTGATCACGATGCCGTCGATCCCGAAGGGCAACGAGGCCCGCAGCGCCGCGATTTCCTCGACCCGCAGCTGGACGTCCTCGGCGGTGGTGACGGTGCGCGGCGCCACGTCCGTGTCCGCCGCGGTGTGCACGCCGAGCTTCGCGGCGTATTCCAGGACCTCGCTGTGGGGCAGTTCGGCCAGGGTGCCGGCCGGCTCGCCGGATTCGGGCAGCGCCAGGGCGCCGTACGCGAAGAACGTCATCTCCACGGTGTAGGGGCGGTCCTTGGCGCGCAGGGTGCCCGCCGCGCCGTTGCGCGCGTTGGCGAAGGGCGCGCCGCCGTGCTCGGTGCGGATGGCGTTGGCCTGTTCGAACTGCTCGGCCGTCATCAGGATCTCGCCGCGCATCTCGATCGTGACCGGCTCGGTGAGCCGTGCGGGGAGACCGGCGACGGTGCCGATCGCGTGCGACACGTCCTCACCGGCCGTGCCGTCGCCGCGGGTAATCAGCCGCTCCAGCCTGCCCTCGCGGTAACGGGCGGCGACCGCGAGGCCGTCGAGCTTCGGCTCGACGCTCCAGGCGGCGACCGGCCTGCCTATCCGGCGCTCCAGCGAGGCGGTCCAGGTGACGAACTGCCCGGCCGAGAAAACGTTGTCCAGGGAGAGCATCGGCACGGTGTGCGGGACATCCCCGACGGCCGCGCCGCCCGCCACCTTGCCGGTCGGCGAATCGGCCAGCACCTCCTGCGGATGGGCCAGTTCGTACGCGGCGATCGCGCGCGCCAGCCGGTCGTACGCATCGTCGTCGAGCGTGCTCTCGCCCGTGGCGTAGTACGCGGCGGCGGCCTGCGACGCCTCTTCCACCGCGACGGCGTAGGCAGCGGTATCGGCGAGCACAACAGCTGAGTTCGTCATGCCCTCCATACTGCCGCCCACCACTGACAACGCCCCTGCGGCGAAGTGCCGCAGAGGCCCCGCGCCCTCGTTGGACCGCCGCCCGCCCCGGTGCGTGCCGGCCGTCCGGGAAGTCGCATCCGAAAGGATGGCGAGAGAGCGCTCTCCCACTCAACCAATGCCTCAACA includes these proteins:
- a CDS encoding rod shape-determining protein; translated protein: MRSLRDGQRHVRSAHRQHRGATRGLALDLGSSRTRAWIPGQGLVSDTGNGPGGEYGRGGPVRRGRIVDTESCGRMLGRIADMALGADRDDTVIVLSHPVLAGSEHRAAAREILGALGPSRVVVLDSARAAAACAGPQDGGPLLVVDAGAELTEATLLVDGRVRDARLAETGLSDLGPGEPPTAVVRAVLDMVMAMWQQDRHGAVLGALRKGPLLAGGGALRPDVTDRIAVRLGVAVRLPDDPATTVVRGAGMFLSSALRHGAVEPALPGRAG
- the ligA gene encoding NAD-dependent DNA ligase LigA — translated: MEGMTNSAVVLADTAAYAVAVEEASQAAAAYYATGESTLDDDAYDRLARAIAAYELAHPQEVLADSPTGKVAGGAAVGDVPHTVPMLSLDNVFSAGQFVTWTASLERRIGRPVAAWSVEPKLDGLAVAARYREGRLERLITRGDGTAGEDVSHAIGTVAGLPARLTEPVTIEMRGEILMTAEQFEQANAIRTEHGGAPFANARNGAAGTLRAKDRPYTVEMTFFAYGALALPESGEPAGTLAELPHSEVLEYAAKLGVHTAADTDVAPRTVTTAEDVQLRVEEIAALRASLPFGIDGIVIKADLAADQREAGSGTRAPRWAIAYKLPAVEKVTRLLGVEWNVGRTGIIAPRAVLEPVEIDGSTVSYATLHNPADITRRDLRLGDHVMVYKAGDIIPRIEAPVAHLRTGEEQPVEFPEACPQCGSEIDTREQRWRCVRGRNCRLVASVSYAAGRDQLDIEGLGATRVVQLVDAGLVSDFADLFVLEREQLLALERMGDTSTDNLLAAIDAARAQPLSRVFCALGVRGTGRSMSRRIARYFAHMDRIRAADAETLQLVDGIGKEKAGGVVAELVELAPLIEKLVAAGVNMTEPGATPPPEPGRQADAGGESADGEGADGEGADGEGADERPLDGMTVVVTGAMTGALEKLSRNEMNELIERAGGKASSSVSKRTTLLVAGEKAGSKRTKAEDLGVRIAAPEEFAGLVEEFLPHRV